In Nitrosomonas stercoris, the genomic stretch GACCCACAGACGGCGCATCCATCCATTCGCGTTCCTCCGGCGGCAGCGGGTAAGCCCCGGATGCTTCCGCGTCGGCCAGTAGTTCGGCCAGTGTGTAGCGCACCCGACCAGTGGAAACGGCGCGGGCCGGGTCGGCCTTCTCATGCAGCCTGTTCTCTAGGTTCTTTGGGTCTGTCATCGGGCGACCTCAGCAAGCATGGATACTAGGTGTTCCAGGTCAGTGATCGAATGCGCCAGGAAGCGGCCGGCGCGGCAATCTGCAATCATTTCCTCAGTTTTTTCCTACTCATGTTCAACCTCGTTCGTACCAGCTCTTCGAGCGATTCACCACGCGCACGACCAGCAGCATCACCGGCACTTCGACCAGGACGCCGACCACGGTTGCCAATGCAGCGCCGGAGTGCAGACCGAACAAGCTGATGGCGGCCGCCACGGCCAGCTCGAAGAAGTTGCTGGCACCGATCAGGGCCGAAGGACAGGCGACAGAGTGCTTTTCCCCCGCCCGCTTGTTCAGCCAGTAGGCTAACCCGGAATTGAAGAACACTTGAATCAAGATCGGCACGGCTAGCATGGCGATCACTAACGGCTGCCGGATGATGGCCTCGCCCTGGAAGGCGAACAGTAGAACCAACGTCAGCAGCAGCGCGGCCATCGACCACGGCCCGATCTTCTGCATGGCCCGTTCAAAGGCGGCCTGTCCTTGCTTGAGCAGATGCCGCCGCAAGAGCTGCGCCAGGATCACCGGCACGATGATGTAGAGCACGACCGAAATCAGCAGCGTGTCCCAAGGCACCGAGATCGAGGACATGCCCAGCAGCAGGCCGACGATGGGCGCGAAGGCCACGATCATGATGGCGTCGTTCAGAGCCACTTGCGAGAGCGTGAAAAGCGGGTCGCCGTTGGTAAGGCGGCTCCACACGAACACCATTGCCGTGCAGGGCGCGGCGGCCAGCAAGATCAAGCCCGCGATGTAGCTGTCCAGTTGATCGGCCGGCAGGAACGGAGCGAACACTTGTCGGATGAACAGCCACCCCAGCAGGGCCATCGAGAATGGCTTGACGGCCCAATTCACGAACAGCGTGACGCCGATGCCGCGCCAATGCTCTTTGACCTGGTGCAGCGCCCCGAAGTCGATCTTGACCAGCATCGGGACGATCATTACCCAAATCAGCAGGCCCACCGGCAAATTGACCTGGGCCACTTCCATGCGGCCTATGGCCTGGAACACGTCAGGAAGGCCCTGGCCGAGCGCAACACCGGCGACGATGCACAGGGCCACCCACAGCGTCAGGTAACGCTCGAAGCCGCTCATCGGGGCCTGGCGCGGCTTCGCGGCGATGGCCTGTGCGCCGGCGCTCATGCTTCCTGCTCGGTCTTGCCGATGTTCGCCAGCTCGCGCTTGATGGCCGTCTGGTCAAGCATTTTGAGAGGCAGATTCACGAACAGGCGGACGCGGTTCATCATGTGCCGGAAGGTTTGTTCGAAGGCCCGGCGCTTCTCGGCGTCAGTGCCTTCGACGGCGGCCGGGTCTTCAAATCCCCAATGCGCCGAGATCGGCTGACCAGGCCACACCGGACACATTTCGCCGGCGGCGTTGTCGCAGACGGTGATGATGAAGTCCATCTTCGGTGCGTCGGGCGTGGCGTACTCGTCCCAGCTCTTGCTGCGCAGATTCTCGGTCGGGTAATTCACCGACTCCACCTTTTCGACGGCGAAGGGATTGACCTTGCCGGTTGGGTGACTGCCGGCGCTGTAGGCGCGGAAGCGCCCTTGCCCCATCGTGTTGATGAGAGCTTCGGCCATGATGCTGCGCGCCGAATTGCCGGTGCAGAGGATGAGGACGTTATAGATTCTTTCGGTCATGATGTTTCGCTTTCTGGTAGTGGCTGGGGAGCAATGGCGATGGATGAAAGATCGGTGGCCTCGTCGATGACGTGGCCGGCCGCTTTCCGTTCGGAATAGCGGTCTGTCAGTGCTTCACGGTGCGGCCGTACCAGCGCCGTGAAGCGCACCAGTTCTTCCATCACATCGGCTATTCGGTCGTAGTACGGCGAGGGCTTCATGCGGCCCGCCGCGTCGAACTCTTGGAACGCTTTGGCGATACTCGACTGGTTCGGAATGGTGAACATTCGCATCCAGCGGCCGAGCAGACGCAAGGTGTTCACGGCGTTGAAGCTCTGCGAGCCGCCGGATACCTGCATCACGGCCAGGGTGCGGCCTTGGGTCGGCCGGATGCCGGCCATTTCAAGCGGCAGATGGTCAATCTGCGCCTTCATGACACTGGTAATCTGACCGTGGCGTTCCGGGCTGCACCAGACTTGTCCCTCTGACCACTCGGACAGGGCGCGCAGCTCCTTGACGGCCGGGTGATCGTCGCTTTGCACTTGATCGGGCAACGGCAAATCGGACGGGTCGAAGATGCGTGTTTCTGCGCCAAAGAATTGCAGCAGCCGGGCCGCTTCCTCGACGGCCAGCCGTGAGAACGAGCGGGCGCGCAGCGAGCCATACAGCAGCAGGATACGCACCGGCGGGGCGTCGGGTGCCAGCCCGAGCGCCGGGCGCTCGATGGCAAAGGATTTGTCCAAAGCGGGCAAAGAATCGGGGTCGGAAAGATGGCGAAGTCTCATGCCAACACCTTCCCGGCTTCCGTGGTGCAAGACAGGTTGCACACCTGGCCGCCGCAGCAGTTTTCCGTGAGAAAGGCCACCAGGTTAGTGGCCGTCGAAAAGTTCGCCTCGTAGATCACAAATCGGCCTTCTTGCCGCGACGTGACCATGCCGGCGTGTGCCAGCTCTTTCAGGTGGAAGGATAGCGAAGACGGCGGGATGCCGGCCGCTTCGCTGATTTTTCCGGCGGCCATGCCGGCGGGGCCGGCCTGGACGAGAAGCCGGAACACCGCGAGGCGCGATTCTTGAGCGATGGCCGCCAGGGCGGCTACAGCATTTATCGTTTCCATGTTTCAATAATAGTCGAAATATGGAGTGTGCTCAATAGCTCATTTAAGCTGTAAAAATGAGCTAGGCGCATTTAGATCGATATGTGATAAATTGGCCTGCCAGTTTAAGATGGGTGCATTTGAGTATGCCCAAAGGAGCCCGCAAGTATGCGCAGGACGAAGCCAGTAGCCGCGCCGATGGTGGCGCGGGTCTATCTGCGCGTCAGCACCGACGCGCAGGACTTGGAACGCCAAGAGGCGATCACTACGGCCGCGAAGGCCGCCGGCTACTACGTCGCCGGCATCTACCGTGAGAAGGCATCCGGCGCACGCGCCGACCGGCCTGAGCTGCTGCGCATGATCGGCGACCTACAGCCCGGCGAGGTGGTCATTGCCGAGAAGATCGACCGCATCAGCCGCCTACCTTTGCCCGAGGCCGAGCGCCTGGTGGCCTCGATACAGGCCAAAGGCGCACGCCTGGCCGTCCCTGGCGTGGTCGATCTATCCGACCTGGCGGCCGAGGCCCAGGGCGTCGCCAAGATCGTGCTGGAAGCCGTGCAGATCATGCTTTTTCGCCTGGCCTTGCAGATGGCCCGCGACGACTACGAGGACAGGCGCGAACGCCAGCGCCAAGGCATTGAGTTGGCCCGCCAGGCCGGGCGGTACAAGGGCCGCCGTGCTGATCCGAAGCGCCGCGCCCAAGTTGTCGCGCTGCGCAAGTCCGGCTACAGCATCAACAAGACCGCCGAGCTGGCCGGGTACAGTGCGGCCCAGGTGAAACGGATATGGGCCGAGGTCAGCCAGGCCGAAGCGAAGCAGCACGGCGCGTTCGTGGAGGACGCATTGACGGAAGCCGATGCCCTGGCCGCTGTCGGCCAGGATGAGCGCCAGGAGGAAAGGGCATGAAGAAGCCGAACCAAGACGACGAGCCGTTTTTCATCACCGAGGAGATTGCGGCCGAAATGATCGCCGGCGGCTATGAGTTCGAGCTGCCGCCCATTCCTTGCACCATCCGCCTACGCGACGTGCTGGAGCGCATGACCGATGCTGAGCTAGCATTGCAGCCGGGCGAGATCGCCGACCAGGAGCGTGAACGCTGCCGGCGCAAGCCGTGTTCAACCTCATGATCTGGTCATGGTATTTTTCATGGCACTGAGCCTGATAGTTCTTGCAAATTGTTGTCACTAAAGGGTTTTGTGTGCTTGTTTACAATCGAGTGGGAGTGACGGGCACTGGCTGGCAATGTCTAGCAACGGCAGGCATTTCGGCTGAGGGTAAAAGAACTTTCCGCTAAGCGATAGACTGTATGTAAACACAGTATTGCAAGGACGCGGAACATGCCTCATGTGGCGGCCAGGACGGCCAGCCGGGATCGGGATACTGGTCGTTACCAGAGCCACCGACCCGAGCAAACCCTTCTCTATCAGATCGTTGACGAGTATTACCCGGCATTCGCTGCGCTTATGGCAGAGCAGGGAAAGGAATTGCCGGGCTATGTGCAACGGGAATTTGAAGAATTTCTCCAATGCGGGCGGCTGGAGCATGGCTTTCTACGGGTTCGCTGCGAGTCTTGCCACGCCGAGCACCTGGTCGCTTTCAGCTGTAAGCGTCGCGGTTTCTGCCCGAGCTGTGGGGCGCGGCGGATGGCCGAAAGTGCCGCCTTGCTGGTTGATGAAGTACTGCCTGAACAACCCATGCGTCAGTGGGTGTTGAGCTTCCCGTTTCAGCTGCGTTTCCTGTTTGCCAGCCGGCCCGAGATCATGGGGTGGGTGCTGGGCATCGTTTACCGCGTCATTGCCACGCACCTGGTCAAGAAAGCGGGCCATACCCACCAAGTGGCCAAGACGGGCGCGGTCACCCTGATCCAGCGTTTTGGATCGGCGCTCAATCTGAATGTTCACTTCCACATGCTGTTTCTCGACGGTGTGTATGTCGAGCAATCCCACGGCTCAGCGCGTTTCCGCTGGGTCAAGGCGCCGACCAGCCCAGAGCTCACCCAGCTGACGCACACCATCGCCCACCGGGTGGGTCGCTATCTGGAACGGCAAGGCCTGCTGGAACGGGATGTCGAAAACAGCTATCTGGCCTCGGATGCGGTGGATGACGACCCGATGACACCCCTGCTGGGGCACTCGATCACTTACCGTATCGCTGTCGGTTCACAGGCGGGGCGAAAGGTGTTCACTTTGCAAACTCTGCCGACCAGTGGTGATCCGTTCGGTGACGGGATTGGCAAGGTAGCCGGGTCCAGCCTGCACGCCGGCGTGGCGGCCAGGGCCGATGAACGCAAGAAGCTCGAACGGCTGTGCCGGTACATCAGCCGCCCGGCGGTATCCGAGAAGCGGCTGTCGTTAACACGAGGCGGCAACGTGCGCTACCAGCTCAAGACGCCGTACCGGGACGGCACCACGCACGTCATTTTCGAACCATTGGATTTCATTGCAAGGCTGGCCGCCCTGGTACCGAAGCCCAGAGTCAACCTAACCCGCTTCCACGGGGTGTTCGCACCCAACAGTCGGCACCGGGCGTTGGTCACGCCGGCAAAACGGGGCAGGGGCAACAAGGTCAGGGTGGCTGATGAACCGGCAACACCAGCACAACGGCGAGCGTCGATGACATGGGCGCAACGGCTCAAGCGTGTTTTCAATATCGACATCGAGACCTGCAGCGGCTGCGGCGGCGCCATGAAAGTCATCGCCTGCATTGAAGACCCTATAGTGATCAAGCAGATCCTTGATCACCTGAAGCACAAAGCCGAAACCAGCGGGACCAGGGCGTTACCCGAAAGCCGGGCGCCACCGGCTGAGCTGCTCCTGGGTCTGTTTGACTGACGAGCCTGAAGGCCAACGATACCAATCAAAATGCTGCGTTCACAGCGCCGCGGCAGGGATCCGCCGTGCTGGTTGTCGGAAAAGGAGCCGCTAGTGGGAAAGAGGAGGGTAAATTTTCAGCGTTGCTGGCTCCCCGTCAGCCGGATTGGGTTGCATCGCAGGGGTGTCGAAAGAGTCAACTGCGGTCCAAAGCTGTTGGACTTGGGTGAAAAGGGCGTTTATTCTTCCTATACGTTGTCGGCAGCGGGCCAAAAAGGAATACGTCCATGCCCATCGAGGTGAAACCGGCTGTGAGCGCGGGTTCAAGCATATAGCCCGACAGGCGCGTATCCTTGCCGATCACGACACGATGGCGGTGGTCACCGCGACGAAAGACACGGCCAGCCGCCATGCCGACGCGCAAGGCGGTTTCCGCCGTCATCGCGCCTTCGTTGGCTTTGCCACGAATACCGTCTGTGCCGAAATATTTGCGCACCATAAGGTCGATTATCCTGTCGTCGGGTCGCCCTCAAAGGGGACATGCCTGCTGAACCGCGAATATAGAGAAATATCCCGAATGTGCAGTTAACGAATTCTTGCGGTTTCTTTCAGCGCCGCCAATACCGCCAGCCCGTCGCGCAAGGGGCGCGGCTCGTGTGTGCGGATGAAGTCAGCTCCACCTGCGGCGGCGGCAAGCTCTGCAGCGAGTGTCGCGGCCCCGACATCCCCCGGACCACGGCCTGTGAGCGCGCGCAGAAAGGATTTGCGCGAAACAGACAGAAGCACCGGCAAATCGAAGCGCAGCCGCAATTCATCGAACCGCGCCAGCACCGAGAGCGAGGTTTCGGGAGCAGCCCCCAGAAAAAACCCCATGCCGGGATCAAGGACAAGGCGGTTGCGTTTGATACCGGCACCCGTCAGCGCCGCGATGCGCGCGTCAAAGAACGCCGCAATGTGATCCATGATGTCGCCAGCGGGTGCCTCGCGCCGATCTGCCTGCCCG encodes the following:
- a CDS encoding NADPH-dependent FMN reductase ArsH; this encodes MRLRHLSDPDSLPALDKSFAIERPALGLAPDAPPVRILLLYGSLRARSFSRLAVEEAARLLQFFGAETRIFDPSDLPLPDQVQSDDHPAVKELRALSEWSEGQVWCSPERHGQITSVMKAQIDHLPLEMAGIRPTQGRTLAVMQVSGGSQSFNAVNTLRLLGRWMRMFTIPNQSSIAKAFQEFDAAGRMKPSPYYDRIADVMEELVRFTALVRPHREALTDRYSERKAAGHVIDEATDLSSIAIAPQPLPESETS
- a CDS encoding arsenate reductase; this translates as MTERIYNVLILCTGNSARSIMAEALINTMGQGRFRAYSAGSHPTGKVNPFAVEKVESVNYPTENLRSKSWDEYATPDAPKMDFIITVCDNAAGEMCPVWPGQPISAHWGFEDPAAVEGTDAEKRRAFEQTFRHMMNRVRLFVNLPLKMLDQTAIKRELANIGKTEQEA
- a CDS encoding arsenical-resistance protein Acr3; translation: MSAGAQAIAAKPRQAPMSGFERYLTLWVALCIVAGVALGQGLPDVFQAIGRMEVAQVNLPVGLLIWVMIVPMLVKIDFGALHQVKEHWRGIGVTLFVNWAVKPFSMALLGWLFIRQVFAPFLPADQLDSYIAGLILLAAAPCTAMVFVWSRLTNGDPLFTLSQVALNDAIMIVAFAPIVGLLLGMSSISVPWDTLLISVVLYIIVPVILAQLLRRHLLKQGQAAFERAMQKIGPWSMAALLLTLVLLFAFQGEAIIRQPLVIAMLAVPILIQVFFNSGLAYWLNKRAGEKHSVACPSALIGASNFFELAVAAAISLFGLHSGAALATVVGVLVEVPVMLLVVRVVNRSKSWYERG
- a CDS encoding dihydropteroate synthase, whose protein sequence is MNKSLIIFGIVNITSDSFSDGGRYLAPDAAIAQARKLMAEGADVIDLGPASSNPDAAPVSSDTEIARIAPVLDALKADGIPVSLDSYQPATQAYALSRGVAYLNDIRGFPDAAFYPQLAKSSAKLVVMHSVQDGQADRREAPAGDIMDHIAAFFDARIAALTGAGIKRNRLVLDPGMGFFLGAAPETSLSVLARFDELRLRFDLPVLLSVSRKSFLRALTGRGPGDVGAATLAAELAAAAGGADFIRTHEPRPLRDGLAVLAALKETARIR